One Pseudomonas sp. MH9.2 DNA segment encodes these proteins:
- a CDS encoding primosomal protein N', whose translation MPDAILRLALPSPLRRLFDYRAPTGVLRSALQPGMRVRVPFGRREMIGILVEITDHSDVPAEKLKPAVAILDEHPPLPPSLFKLCLWTSQYYQHSLGDTLSWALPVLLRQGEPAEARQERFWQVAPGARLDDPRIARAPKQREALTTLAQHPHGVANQLLSKLMLNRESLNLLLAKDMVKAEVRRHAPSERHERWLAQPELPLNPEQRAAYEAIRAGFDTFHAFLLAGVTGSGKTEVYLQLIRETLEAGKQALVLIPEINLGPQTLARFEQRFNARIALVHSAVNDRDRLDAWLAARDGEADIIIGTRSALFTPMKNPGLIIIDEEHDGSYKQQEGLRYHARDLALVRARQENIPIVLGSATPSLESLHNAYTGRYGLLRLNQRAGGAQQPRFLRLDVKSRPLDSGISGPMQQAIAQTLAAGQQVLVFLNRRGFAPTLLCHDCSWLSECPRCDARMTVHQRSGELRCHHCGHVERVPRHCPACGKVDLRPVGAGTERAEERLGILFPDFPVLRVDRDSTSRKDAMNQLFATIQRGQPCILVGTQMLAKGHHFPRVTLVSILDADGGLFSGDFRASERMAQLIVQVAGRAGRAEEPGKVIIQTHLADHPLLIQLTEQGYFAFAEQALSERRAAGLPPFSHLALLRAEAHKPGQAEGFLDNACAEAERLLAEMNLGAIELLGPVPAPMERRAGRYRAQLLLQASARAPLHRLLSAWLLVLENMPSGRQVRWSLDVDPVDLY comes from the coding sequence GTGCCCGACGCCATTTTGCGCCTCGCTCTGCCCTCGCCGCTCAGACGCTTATTCGACTACCGCGCCCCCACCGGGGTGTTGCGCAGTGCGTTACAGCCGGGCATGCGCGTACGCGTGCCGTTCGGTCGGCGCGAGATGATTGGCATTCTGGTGGAGATCACTGACCACAGTGACGTCCCGGCTGAAAAGCTCAAACCGGCCGTGGCCATCCTCGATGAGCATCCGCCGCTGCCGCCTTCGCTGTTCAAACTGTGCCTGTGGACATCGCAGTATTACCAGCACAGCCTCGGCGACACCTTGAGCTGGGCCTTGCCGGTACTGCTGCGCCAGGGCGAACCCGCCGAAGCGCGGCAGGAACGATTCTGGCAAGTGGCTCCCGGCGCCAGACTCGATGACCCGCGCATCGCCCGCGCACCGAAACAGCGTGAGGCCCTGACCACCCTCGCCCAGCATCCGCATGGCGTGGCCAATCAGTTACTCAGCAAACTGATGCTCAACCGGGAAAGCCTGAACCTGTTGCTGGCCAAGGACATGGTCAAGGCCGAAGTGCGCCGCCATGCGCCGAGCGAACGTCATGAGCGCTGGCTGGCGCAACCTGAGCTGCCACTCAACCCCGAGCAACGCGCCGCATACGAAGCCATTCGTGCCGGCTTCGACACCTTTCATGCATTTCTGCTGGCAGGCGTCACCGGCAGTGGCAAAACCGAAGTCTATTTACAGCTGATCCGCGAAACCCTGGAAGCCGGCAAGCAGGCGCTGGTGTTGATCCCGGAGATCAACCTCGGCCCGCAAACCCTGGCGCGCTTCGAACAACGTTTCAACGCACGCATCGCGCTGGTGCACTCGGCGGTCAATGACCGGGATCGCCTGGATGCCTGGCTGGCGGCGCGCGACGGCGAGGCCGACATTATTATCGGCACCCGCTCCGCGCTGTTCACGCCAATGAAGAACCCCGGCCTGATCATTATTGATGAAGAGCACGACGGCTCCTATAAACAGCAGGAAGGTCTGCGCTACCACGCCCGCGATCTGGCGTTGGTGCGGGCCCGGCAGGAAAACATTCCGATTGTCCTCGGATCCGCCACGCCATCACTGGAAAGCCTGCACAACGCCTACACCGGACGCTACGGCCTGCTGCGCCTGAACCAACGCGCAGGCGGTGCGCAACAACCGCGCTTCCTGCGGCTGGATGTGAAGAGCCGGCCACTGGACAGCGGTATTTCCGGACCGATGCAGCAAGCCATCGCTCAGACTCTGGCTGCAGGCCAGCAGGTCCTGGTGTTCCTCAACCGTCGCGGCTTTGCGCCGACCTTGCTTTGCCACGACTGCAGCTGGCTCTCGGAATGCCCGCGCTGCGACGCGCGCATGACTGTGCACCAGCGTTCCGGCGAATTGCGCTGCCACCATTGCGGCCATGTCGAGCGTGTCCCTCGACACTGTCCGGCATGCGGCAAGGTCGACCTGCGCCCTGTGGGTGCGGGCACCGAGCGTGCAGAAGAGCGCCTGGGTATTTTGTTCCCGGACTTCCCCGTGCTGCGGGTCGACCGCGACAGCACCTCGCGCAAAGACGCGATGAACCAGCTGTTCGCCACCATTCAGCGCGGTCAGCCGTGCATTCTGGTCGGCACCCAGATGCTCGCCAAAGGGCACCACTTCCCCCGCGTGACCCTGGTGTCGATTCTAGATGCCGACGGCGGTTTATTTTCCGGCGATTTCCGCGCCAGCGAGCGCATGGCGCAGCTGATCGTTCAAGTAGCAGGGCGCGCAGGACGGGCCGAAGAGCCAGGCAAAGTGATCATCCAGACGCATCTGGCCGACCACCCCCTGTTAATTCAGCTGACCGAACAAGGCTACTTCGCCTTCGCCGAACAAGCGTTGAGCGAACGCCGGGCCGCGGGCCTGCCACCGTTCTCGCACCTGGCGCTGCTGCGCGCCGAAGCGCACAAGCCGGGACAGGCCGAAGGCTTTCTCGACAACGCCTGCGCCGAGGCCGAACGCTTGTTGGCTGAAATGAATCTGGGCGCCATTGAGTTGCTGGGCCCGGTCCCGGCGCCGATGGAGCGGCGCGCCGGCCGCTACCGCGCGCAATTGCTCCTGCAAGCCAGCGCCCGCGCGCCCCTGCATCGCTTGCTCAGCGCATGGCTGCTGGTGCTTGAAAACATGCCCAGCGGGCGTCAGGTGCGCTGGTCGCTGGACGTGGACCCGGTTGATTTGTATTAA
- a CDS encoding thermonuclease family protein yields MDYSRLLKKASLAGAFFMSAIWLTAAQALCPAPDSLPVFAVQRVVDGDTLRLSDGRSVRMIGLNAPETGKKGRSAEPFADAARRRLQSLVDENDGRVSLQVGQEPKDHYGRTLANVYGRQGENLEAQLLAEGLAYQVVIAPNVALLDCLQRAERSARQAGLGVWRTSPVQPVGKINSGGFALISGQVSDVQRNAGGVWIELQGSLVLRIAPKLVSQFDVSRLERLKGRSIEARGWVIDRSRRGGLKSGQARWMLPITHPAMLSFLDQ; encoded by the coding sequence TTGGACTACTCCAGGCTGCTTAAAAAGGCGTCCCTCGCGGGCGCCTTTTTTATGTCCGCGATTTGGCTGACGGCAGCCCAGGCCTTGTGCCCGGCGCCCGACTCCCTGCCTGTATTCGCGGTCCAGCGGGTCGTGGATGGCGATACCCTGCGCCTGAGCGATGGCCGCAGTGTGCGGATGATTGGACTGAATGCGCCAGAGACCGGCAAGAAAGGCCGTTCCGCCGAGCCTTTCGCTGATGCCGCCAGGCGCCGCCTGCAAAGTCTGGTCGACGAAAACGACGGCCGGGTCAGTCTGCAGGTGGGCCAGGAGCCCAAGGATCATTACGGTCGTACGCTGGCCAACGTCTATGGTCGTCAGGGCGAAAACCTTGAGGCGCAGTTGTTGGCCGAGGGTTTGGCCTATCAAGTGGTGATCGCCCCCAATGTCGCCCTGCTCGACTGCCTGCAGCGGGCAGAGCGCAGTGCGCGCCAAGCCGGGTTGGGGGTGTGGCGTACGTCGCCGGTACAGCCGGTCGGGAAAATCAATAGCGGCGGTTTTGCCCTGATCTCCGGGCAGGTCAGCGACGTGCAGCGCAATGCTGGCGGCGTGTGGATTGAGTTGCAGGGCTCGCTGGTGTTGCGGATCGCGCCGAAGTTAGTGAGTCAGTTCGACGTCTCTCGACTGGAGCGCCTTAAAGGCCGGAGCATCGAAGCGCGTGGTTGGGTGATTGATCGTTCGCGTCGTGGCGGGCTCAAGTCAGGGCAGGCGCGCTGGATGTTGCCCATTACTCATCCCGCGATGCTGAGTTTTCTCGATCAATAA
- the hslU gene encoding ATP-dependent protease ATPase subunit HslU encodes MSMTPREIVHELNRHIIGQDDAKRAVAIALRNRWRRMQLPEELRVEVTPKNILMIGPTGVGKTEIARRLAKLANAPFIKVEATKFTEVGYVGRDVESIIRDLADAAIKLLREQEMTKVRHRAEDAAEERILDALLPPARAGFNEDAAPSTDSNTRQLFRKRLREGQLDDKDIEIEVSESVGVDISAPPGMEEMTSQLQNLFANMGKGKKKSRKLKVKDALKLVRDEEAGRLVNEEELKAKALEAVEQHGIVFIDEIDKVARRGNSGGVDVSREGVQRDLLPLIEGCTVNTKLGMVKTDHILFIASGAFHLSKPSDLVPELQGRLPIRVELKALTPQDFERILSEPHASLTEQYRELLKTEGLNIEFLPDGIKRIAEIAWQVNEKTENIGARRLHTLLERLLEEVSFSAADLASAQDAETILINADYVNSHLGELAKDEDLSRYIL; translated from the coding sequence ATGTCTATGACTCCCCGTGAAATCGTCCACGAACTCAATCGCCACATCATTGGCCAGGACGATGCCAAACGCGCCGTCGCCATCGCTTTGCGTAACCGCTGGCGCCGGATGCAGTTGCCTGAAGAACTGCGCGTCGAAGTCACGCCAAAAAACATTCTGATGATCGGCCCGACCGGTGTCGGTAAAACCGAAATCGCCCGTCGCCTGGCCAAACTGGCCAACGCGCCGTTCATCAAGGTCGAAGCGACCAAATTCACCGAAGTCGGCTATGTCGGCCGCGATGTCGAATCGATCATTCGCGATCTGGCCGACGCCGCGATCAAGCTCCTGCGCGAACAGGAAATGACCAAGGTCCGCCATCGCGCCGAAGACGCTGCCGAAGAACGCATCCTCGACGCCCTGCTGCCGCCCGCACGCGCTGGCTTCAACGAAGATGCCGCACCGAGCACCGATTCCAATACCCGTCAGCTGTTCCGCAAGCGCCTGCGTGAAGGCCAGCTGGATGACAAGGACATCGAGATCGAAGTCTCCGAGTCCGTCGGTGTCGATATTTCCGCGCCGCCAGGCATGGAAGAGATGACCAGCCAGCTGCAAAACCTGTTCGCCAACATGGGCAAGGGCAAAAAGAAAAGCCGCAAGCTCAAGGTCAAGGACGCACTGAAGCTGGTCCGCGACGAAGAAGCCGGGCGCCTGGTCAATGAAGAAGAACTGAAAGCCAAGGCGCTGGAAGCGGTTGAGCAGCACGGCATCGTGTTTATCGATGAAATCGACAAGGTCGCCAGACGCGGCAATTCCGGTGGCGTCGACGTGTCCCGCGAAGGCGTGCAACGTGACCTGCTGCCGCTGATCGAAGGCTGCACCGTGAACACCAAGCTGGGCATGGTCAAGACCGACCACATCCTGTTCATTGCATCCGGGGCGTTCCACCTGAGCAAGCCGAGCGATCTGGTGCCTGAGCTGCAAGGCCGTCTGCCGATCCGCGTTGAACTCAAGGCCCTGACACCGCAGGATTTCGAGCGCATCCTCAGCGAGCCGCATGCGTCGCTGACCGAGCAATACCGCGAACTGCTCAAGACCGAAGGCCTGAACATCGAGTTCTTGCCCGACGGCATCAAGCGCATCGCCGAGATTGCCTGGCAGGTCAACGAGAAGACCGAAAACATCGGCGCGCGTCGTTTGCACACGTTGCTTGAGCGCCTGCTCGAAGAGGTGTCCTTTAGTGCTGCCGACCTGGCCAGCGCGCAAGATGCAGAGACCATCCTGATCAATGCCGACTACGTCAACAGTCACTTGGGCGAACTGGCCAAGGACGAAGACCTCTCGCGGTATATCCTTTAA
- the argS gene encoding arginine--tRNA ligase encodes MKDTIRQLIQQALTQLVNEGVLPEGLTPAIQVENVRDKTHGDFASNIAMMLAKPAGLKPRDLAEKLVAALPADAQVSKVEIAGPGFLNFFQNTQALAARLDAALIDPQLSVRKVGPVQRVVVDLSAPNLAKEMHVGHLRSTVIGDGVANVLAFLGDTVIRQNHVGDWGTQFGMLLAYLQEKPTTSDELSDLENFYRAAKHRFDESEEFAERARGLVVKLQAGDPECLTLWERFKNISLSHCQTIYDRLNVNLTPADVRGESAYNDDLANVVSDLKAAGLLVESNGAQCVFLEEFRTAEDTPLPVIVQKAGGGYLYATTDLAAIRYRSNVLKADRALYFVDQRQALHFQQVFEVARRAGFVTNGMHMEHMGFGTMNGADGRPFKTRDGGTVKLVDLLDEAQERAYTLVKEKNPEVAEAELRSIANAVGISAVKYADLSKHRTSDYSFNFDQMLSFEGNTAPYLLYAYTRVAGVFRKLGKPFDINQGHIVLEAPQEQELAARLAQFGETLNNVAEKGTPHVLCAYIYELAGLFSSFYENCPILGAENPEQQQSRLRLTALTGRTLKQGLELLGLETLERM; translated from the coding sequence ATGAAAGACACCATTCGCCAGCTGATCCAACAAGCCCTGACCCAACTCGTCAACGAAGGCGTCCTGCCGGAAGGGCTGACACCGGCGATCCAGGTGGAAAACGTGCGGGACAAAACCCACGGTGACTTCGCCAGCAACATCGCGATGATGCTGGCCAAGCCTGCCGGTTTGAAACCCCGCGATCTGGCGGAAAAACTGGTTGCCGCGCTGCCCGCCGACGCACAGGTCAGCAAGGTCGAAATCGCCGGCCCCGGCTTTCTCAACTTCTTCCAGAACACCCAGGCTCTGGCAGCACGTCTCGATGCCGCGCTGATCGACCCACAACTGTCAGTCCGCAAGGTCGGTCCCGTACAACGCGTGGTGGTCGACTTGTCCGCGCCCAACCTGGCCAAAGAGATGCACGTCGGCCACCTGCGCTCGACTGTTATCGGCGATGGCGTGGCCAATGTGCTGGCGTTCCTGGGCGACACTGTGATTCGTCAGAACCACGTGGGAGACTGGGGCACTCAATTCGGCATGCTCCTGGCGTACCTGCAGGAAAAACCGACGACCAGCGATGAGTTGTCGGACCTGGAAAACTTCTACCGTGCGGCCAAGCATCGCTTCGACGAATCCGAAGAGTTCGCCGAGCGCGCCCGAGGCCTGGTGGTCAAACTGCAAGCCGGTGACCCGGAATGCCTGACGTTGTGGGAACGCTTCAAAAACATATCGCTGTCCCACTGCCAAACAATTTACGACCGTTTGAACGTCAACCTGACCCCGGCTGACGTCAGGGGCGAAAGCGCCTACAACGATGACCTGGCCAACGTGGTCAGCGACCTCAAGGCTGCAGGCCTGCTGGTCGAGAGCAACGGCGCCCAGTGCGTGTTCCTCGAAGAGTTCAGGACCGCTGAAGACACGCCTCTGCCGGTGATCGTGCAAAAGGCGGGCGGCGGTTATCTGTACGCCACCACCGACCTGGCCGCGATCCGCTACCGCAGTAATGTGTTGAAGGCCGACCGCGCGCTGTACTTCGTCGATCAACGTCAGGCCCTGCACTTCCAACAGGTGTTCGAAGTCGCCCGCCGCGCCGGTTTCGTGACCAATGGCATGCACATGGAACACATGGGCTTCGGCACCATGAACGGCGCCGATGGCCGTCCGTTCAAGACCCGTGACGGTGGCACCGTCAAGCTGGTAGACCTGCTCGACGAAGCCCAGGAGCGCGCCTACACCCTGGTGAAAGAAAAGAACCCGGAAGTCGCTGAAGCCGAATTGCGCAGCATCGCCAATGCAGTAGGGATCAGCGCGGTGAAATACGCCGACCTGTCCAAGCATCGCACCAGCGACTACAGCTTCAACTTCGATCAGATGCTCAGCTTCGAAGGCAACACCGCGCCGTACCTGCTCTACGCTTACACCCGCGTCGCCGGTGTGTTCCGCAAGTTGGGCAAGCCGTTCGACATCAACCAGGGGCATATCGTGCTTGAGGCGCCTCAAGAGCAGGAGCTGGCGGCCCGCCTGGCGCAGTTTGGCGAAACGTTGAACAACGTCGCGGAAAAAGGCACGCCGCATGTACTGTGTGCCTACATCTATGAGCTCGCCGGTCTGTTCTCCAGTTTCTACGAGAACTGCCCGATCCTCGGTGCCGAGAACCCGGAACAACAGCAAAGCCGTCTGCGTCTCACCGCACTGACTGGCCGCACCCTCAAGCAAGGCCTGGAACTCTTGGGTCTGGAAACTCTGGAGCGTATGTAA
- a CDS encoding malic enzyme-like NAD(P)-binding protein has translation MSDLKTAALEYHAKPRPGKLSVEITKPTATARDLALAYSPGVAEPVREIARDPELAYKYTGKGNLVAVISNGTAILGLGDLGPLASKPVMEGKGLLFKRFAGIDVFDIEVDAESPQAFIDTVKRISITFGGINLEDIKAPECFEIEKALIEQCDIPVFHDDQHGTAIVTAAGMINALEIVGKSLDSAQIVCLGAGAAAISCMKLLVSMGAKIENIFMVDRTGVIHSGRNDLNQYKAVFAHATEKRTLSDALKGADVFVGLSGPNLLSAENLSLMAANPIVFACSNPDPEIAPELAHATRNDVIMATGRSDYPNQVNNVLGFPFIFRGALDVRAKRINEEMKIAAAHALRKLAKLPVPQEVCDAYGGIKLEFGREYIIPKPMDARLLGVISDAVAKAAIETGVATLPYPKNYPLKSVDDVFNG, from the coding sequence ATGTCAGATTTGAAAACTGCCGCTCTCGAATATCATGCCAAGCCTCGCCCCGGGAAACTGAGTGTCGAGATAACCAAACCTACCGCCACTGCGCGTGACCTGGCCCTGGCATACAGCCCGGGCGTTGCCGAGCCGGTGCGCGAAATTGCCCGTGATCCTGAGCTTGCTTATAAGTACACCGGCAAGGGTAATCTGGTAGCGGTCATTTCCAACGGCACCGCTATTCTTGGCTTGGGTGACCTTGGTCCATTGGCTTCCAAGCCAGTGATGGAAGGTAAAGGCTTGCTGTTCAAACGTTTCGCAGGGATTGACGTTTTCGATATCGAAGTCGATGCAGAAAGCCCGCAAGCGTTCATCGACACCGTTAAGCGCATCTCCATCACCTTTGGCGGCATCAACCTTGAAGACATCAAGGCGCCAGAGTGCTTTGAGATCGAGAAAGCGCTGATTGAACAATGTGACATTCCGGTGTTCCACGATGATCAACACGGCACGGCGATTGTTACTGCGGCCGGCATGATCAACGCATTGGAAATCGTAGGCAAAAGCCTGGACAGCGCCCAAATCGTTTGCCTGGGTGCAGGCGCAGCAGCCATCTCCTGCATGAAGTTGCTGGTGAGCATGGGGGCGAAGATCGAAAACATTTTCATGGTCGACCGTACTGGCGTGATTCATTCTGGCCGTAACGATCTGAATCAGTACAAAGCCGTGTTCGCCCATGCGACTGAAAAACGCACACTGTCCGATGCCTTGAAAGGTGCTGATGTGTTCGTGGGGCTGTCCGGCCCGAACCTGCTGAGCGCTGAAAACCTGAGCTTGATGGCGGCTAACCCGATCGTGTTCGCGTGCTCGAACCCGGATCCGGAAATCGCCCCAGAGTTGGCTCACGCCACTCGCAATGACGTGATCATGGCCACTGGCCGTTCGGACTACCCGAACCAGGTCAATAACGTATTGGGTTTCCCGTTCATCTTCCGTGGCGCACTGGATGTTCGTGCTAAGCGTATCAACGAAGAGATGAAAATCGCTGCCGCCCACGCCCTGCGTAAACTGGCCAAGCTACCGGTTCCTCAGGAAGTCTGCGATGCGTACGGTGGTATCAAGCTGGAATTCGGTCGCGAATACATCATTCCGAAGCCAATGGATGCGCGCCTCCTGGGTGTGATCTCCGATGCCGTGGCTAAAGCCGCCATCGAAACCGGCGTAGCCACCCTGCCGTATCCGAAGAACTACCCGCTCAAGAGCGTCGATGACGTTTTCAACGGCTAA
- the rpmE gene encoding 50S ribosomal protein L31: MKADIHPVYEAIVATCSCGNVIHTRSNLAKPLSLDVCNECHPFYTGKQKTLDIGGRVDKFKSRFGAFGAAKAPEAAAE; encoded by the coding sequence ATGAAAGCTGACATTCATCCAGTTTACGAAGCCATTGTCGCGACTTGCAGCTGCGGCAACGTGATCCACACTCGCTCCAACCTCGCCAAGCCATTGAGCCTTGACGTGTGCAACGAGTGCCACCCGTTCTACACCGGCAAGCAGAAGACTCTTGATATCGGCGGCCGTGTCGACAAGTTCAAATCGCGTTTCGGTGCTTTCGGCGCAGCCAAAGCTCCTGAAGCTGCTGCAGAGTAA
- the hslV gene encoding ATP-dependent protease subunit HslV produces MTTIVSVRRNGKVVMAGDGQVSLGNTVMKGNAKKVRRLYHGEVIAGFAGATADAFTLFERFEGQLEKHQGHLVRAAVELAKEWRTDRSLSRLEAMLAVANKDASLIITGNGDVVEPEDGLIAMGSGGPYAQAAARALLMKTELSAREIAETALGIAADICVFTNHNITIEEQDLAE; encoded by the coding sequence TTGACCACCATCGTTTCAGTGCGCCGTAACGGCAAAGTCGTCATGGCTGGCGACGGCCAGGTTTCTCTCGGCAATACCGTCATGAAAGGCAACGCGAAAAAAGTTCGCCGCCTGTACCACGGCGAAGTCATTGCCGGTTTCGCCGGAGCCACCGCCGACGCCTTCACCCTTTTCGAACGTTTCGAAGGCCAACTTGAAAAACACCAGGGCCATCTGGTCCGCGCGGCCGTTGAACTGGCTAAAGAATGGCGCACCGACCGTTCCCTGAGCCGCCTGGAAGCCATGCTGGCGGTCGCCAACAAAGATGCATCGCTGATCATCACGGGTAACGGCGATGTCGTTGAACCTGAAGACGGTCTGATTGCCATGGGCTCCGGTGGCCCCTACGCTCAAGCTGCCGCGCGCGCCCTGCTGATGAAAACCGAACTCTCGGCCCGCGAAATTGCCGAAACCGCACTGGGCATCGCTGCCGATATCTGCGTGTTCACCAACCACAACATCACCATTGAGGAGCAGGACCTCGCCGAATAA
- a CDS encoding SPOR domain-containing protein gives MAAKKKPAPKRGASRYQAPAKKPIPGWLWLAIGLSVGAFIVFLMKLEPGGTDVKRVKEDAKAAKIAEANKTAPSPQAPAKPKYDFYTLLPESEVIVPNEAVPEKTLPAVVAPVAPVTPAQAAKIDTARAQAALSGLTPPPAPPVAKPAAVTKFFLQAGSFRKQADADKVRAQIILLGQTVQVESGTVKDEIWYRVLVGPYSNREQLTIAQKQLAGSGFSNLLLQQRQGK, from the coding sequence TTGGCTGCGAAAAAAAAACCTGCTCCCAAGCGCGGCGCCAGCCGTTATCAGGCACCCGCGAAGAAGCCGATTCCAGGATGGTTGTGGCTGGCGATTGGCCTGTCGGTGGGTGCTTTCATCGTATTTTTGATGAAACTCGAACCAGGCGGTACTGACGTCAAGCGGGTTAAAGAAGACGCCAAGGCCGCGAAAATCGCCGAGGCGAACAAGACGGCACCCAGCCCGCAGGCACCGGCGAAGCCGAAGTACGACTTCTATACCTTGCTGCCGGAGTCCGAAGTCATCGTGCCGAACGAAGCCGTGCCCGAAAAAACACTGCCCGCGGTCGTAGCTCCGGTTGCACCGGTCACGCCTGCGCAAGCGGCGAAGATTGACACCGCCCGCGCCCAAGCTGCACTCAGCGGCCTGACGCCCCCGCCAGCGCCACCGGTGGCCAAACCGGCTGCGGTGACGAAGTTCTTCTTGCAGGCCGGTTCGTTCCGCAAGCAAGCCGACGCGGACAAGGTCCGGGCGCAGATCATTCTGCTGGGGCAAACAGTGCAGGTTGAATCCGGCACCGTGAAGGACGAAATCTGGTATCGGGTGCTCGTCGGTCCTTACAGCAATCGTGAGCAACTGACCATCGCGCAGAAACAACTGGCGGGCAGCGGCTTCAGCAATCTGCTGTTACAACAGCGTCAGGGTAAGTGA